The following are encoded together in the Kribbella sp. CA-293567 genome:
- a CDS encoding methylated-DNA--[protein]-cysteine S-methyltransferase, with amino-acid sequence MTDLEGRLSRLTAGGARPPVLPAADVSYVLHDTPVGTLLLATAGGRVVASSFGDEETLTNRLARAISPRVLRQPAALDGVRRQLDEYLTGQRKAFEVEIDLTLATPFQRLVLADLPDHTGYGRTTTYGQLAGAIDRPKAARAVGTALGANPLCVVLPCHRVIGASGALTGYAGGLDAKRFLLNLESKR; translated from the coding sequence ATGACTGACCTCGAAGGCCGGCTGAGCCGGCTGACCGCTGGAGGCGCGCGACCGCCGGTACTGCCCGCCGCCGACGTCTCCTACGTCCTGCACGACACCCCCGTCGGCACGCTGCTGCTGGCGACCGCGGGCGGCCGGGTGGTGGCGAGCTCGTTCGGCGACGAGGAGACGCTGACCAACCGCCTCGCCCGGGCGATTTCCCCGCGCGTACTGCGTCAGCCGGCCGCGCTGGACGGCGTACGGCGTCAGCTCGACGAATACCTGACCGGTCAACGAAAAGCGTTCGAAGTGGAGATCGACCTGACGCTCGCGACGCCTTTTCAGCGCCTTGTGCTGGCCGATCTTCCGGATCACACCGGTTATGGCCGGACGACGACGTACGGACAACTCGCCGGCGCGATCGACCGGCCCAAGGCGGCCCGGGCGGTCGGTACGGCGCTCGGCGCGAACCCCTTGTGCGTGGTACTTCCCTGCCACCGGGTGATCGGCGCGAGCGGCGCGCTCACCGGCTATGCCGGCGGGCTGGACGCAAAACGCTTCTTGCTGAATCTTGAATCGAAACGGTGA
- a CDS encoding class I SAM-dependent methyltransferase: MLNSALRSRAEYEELGVEGLASRTTPERDAAVITAVEELLQGRESVLDLCCGYGRISLPLRRAGKVVRGLDISPNLVRAGQAKAREEELSIDWAIGSMTDLPYRSDSFDAVICLWTAFHELFAEDEQMSTIWEISRVLKPGGLAVIEGPVWGPATASEIANGLRQGPEHRIVTTEQFGGSSVHFIHDEASYGRLCSAAGIKDYKVYKREWGGRRRLILEIHQPSHD, encoded by the coding sequence ATGCTGAACTCTGCACTGCGCAGCCGGGCCGAGTACGAAGAACTCGGGGTCGAGGGGCTGGCCAGTCGCACCACACCCGAACGGGATGCCGCCGTCATCACCGCCGTCGAGGAACTTCTGCAGGGCCGGGAATCCGTGCTGGACCTGTGCTGCGGCTACGGCCGGATCAGTCTGCCGCTGCGGCGGGCCGGCAAGGTCGTCCGCGGGCTGGACATCTCGCCGAACCTGGTCCGGGCCGGTCAGGCCAAGGCCCGGGAGGAAGAACTGTCGATCGACTGGGCGATCGGGTCGATGACCGACCTGCCGTACCGGTCGGACTCGTTCGACGCGGTGATCTGCCTGTGGACCGCGTTCCACGAACTGTTCGCCGAGGACGAGCAGATGTCGACGATCTGGGAGATCTCCCGGGTGCTCAAGCCGGGCGGGCTGGCCGTGATCGAGGGTCCGGTCTGGGGACCGGCGACGGCCTCGGAGATCGCCAACGGGCTGCGGCAGGGCCCGGAGCACCGGATCGTCACCACCGAGCAGTTCGGCGGCAGCAGCGTCCACTTCATCCACGACGAGGCCAGCTACGGCCGGTTGTGCTCGGCCGCCGGGATCAAGGACTACAAGGTCTACAAACGCGAATGGGGCGGCCGCCGCCGGCTGATCCTGGAAATCCACCAGCCCAGCCACGATTAG
- a CDS encoding purine-cytosine permease family protein, translating to MTTTAARTSTATEAPLVLTTDTPRTLGFLDQFTLWGNLGISLFGPVTGALVAAYTGSLVQGLIAVVVGCGIGALVLGGAAVFGSHTGAPAMVSLRGIFGRRGSVAPTVLNIAQNIGWATMEIIVISQAAVAVTSERWRWLFVLIAGLIATAMAVRPLGSVRLLRKFMVWLVLLASVYLFIQVLSKPVHDLPQEGVFGFWPGVDLAAAGVVSFAPLAADYTRHSRTNKAAFAGSALGYGLAAILYYALGVIAVATLQTNSTDVITALVTLPAGAIALFVLLVDEVDEAYANVYSTTMAAHNLVGHLDRRWLSVAIGALATGLALFVDLGNYTQFLYLIGSVFIPLFAVAIADFFVVSKMNWDVSDTARFRWQPTLAWVFGFVAYQLVNPGTVNGWSPFWLELQQTVFGDRPVPGWLGATYTSIVVSMVAAILFGRIGRKTGKVSI from the coding sequence ATGACCACTACCGCTGCACGCACGTCCACTGCCACCGAGGCGCCGCTGGTCCTCACCACGGACACCCCACGCACGCTGGGTTTCCTCGACCAGTTCACGCTCTGGGGCAACCTCGGCATCTCGCTGTTCGGCCCAGTGACCGGCGCCCTGGTCGCGGCGTACACGGGATCGCTGGTGCAGGGCCTGATCGCGGTCGTCGTCGGCTGTGGGATCGGCGCGCTCGTACTGGGCGGCGCGGCCGTCTTCGGGTCGCACACGGGCGCGCCCGCGATGGTCAGCCTGAGAGGCATCTTCGGCCGCCGCGGTTCGGTCGCGCCGACGGTGCTCAACATCGCGCAGAACATCGGCTGGGCCACGATGGAGATCATCGTCATCTCCCAGGCGGCCGTGGCGGTGACGAGTGAGCGCTGGCGCTGGCTGTTCGTGCTGATCGCGGGCCTGATCGCGACCGCGATGGCCGTGCGTCCGCTCGGCAGCGTCCGCCTGCTGCGCAAGTTCATGGTCTGGCTGGTCCTGCTCGCCTCGGTCTACCTGTTCATCCAGGTGCTGAGCAAGCCGGTGCACGACCTGCCGCAGGAAGGCGTCTTCGGCTTCTGGCCCGGCGTCGACCTGGCCGCGGCCGGCGTCGTCTCGTTCGCGCCGCTCGCCGCCGACTACACCCGGCACTCGCGCACCAACAAGGCCGCCTTCGCCGGATCGGCCCTCGGCTACGGCCTGGCCGCGATCCTGTACTACGCACTCGGTGTGATCGCCGTCGCGACCCTGCAGACCAACAGCACCGACGTGATCACCGCGCTGGTCACCCTGCCGGCCGGTGCGATCGCGCTGTTCGTGCTGCTGGTGGACGAGGTCGACGAGGCCTACGCCAACGTCTACTCGACCACGATGGCCGCGCACAACCTGGTCGGGCACCTCGACCGGCGCTGGCTCTCGGTCGCGATCGGCGCGCTGGCCACCGGTCTCGCGCTTTTCGTTGACCTGGGCAACTACACCCAGTTCCTCTACCTGATCGGCTCGGTCTTCATCCCGTTGTTCGCGGTCGCGATCGCCGACTTCTTCGTGGTCAGCAAGATGAACTGGGACGTCTCCGACACCGCCAGGTTCCGCTGGCAGCCCACGCTGGCCTGGGTCTTCGGCTTCGTCGCCTACCAGTTGGTCAACCCCGGCACGGTCAACGGCTGGTCGCCGTTCTGGCTCGAGCTCCAGCAGACCGTGTTCGGCGATCGGCCGGTACCGGGCTGGCTCGGCGCGACGTACACCTCGATCGTCGTCTCGATGGTGGCCGCGATCCTCTTCGGCCGGATCGGGCGCAAGACCGGGAAGGTCTCGATCTAG
- a CDS encoding alpha/beta fold hydrolase produces MTLPVVLVPGLGLGPESYAPTVEHLQAPYDVVPLPGYGEPVRRGDDLRTEALAQRVAARVTEPSVLVGHSASCQIVVAVALAQPELVKGVVLLGPTGDVETSHWPTLAARWVRSAVWESPRLVPVLAPQYRRTGLVSMARAMEVARHYDLAAAITGLECPAIVVRSKHDSLCSPEWTRRLAELADGGEAWTLPTGSHMPVLTNGRELAEFINRAAGVYNQQ; encoded by the coding sequence GTGACGTTGCCTGTTGTGCTGGTTCCCGGTCTCGGCCTCGGACCAGAGTCGTATGCGCCGACAGTGGAGCACCTGCAGGCGCCGTACGACGTGGTGCCGCTCCCCGGCTACGGCGAGCCCGTACGCCGCGGCGACGACCTGCGAACCGAGGCACTGGCGCAACGCGTAGCGGCTCGCGTGACCGAGCCCTCCGTCCTGGTTGGCCATTCGGCAAGCTGCCAGATCGTGGTCGCGGTCGCGCTGGCTCAACCCGAGCTGGTGAAGGGTGTTGTGCTGCTGGGCCCCACCGGCGACGTCGAGACCTCCCACTGGCCGACACTCGCCGCGCGATGGGTGCGGTCGGCAGTGTGGGAGTCGCCGCGACTGGTGCCGGTGCTGGCTCCGCAGTACCGGCGTACCGGCCTGGTGTCGATGGCACGGGCGATGGAGGTCGCCAGGCACTACGACCTGGCCGCGGCGATCACTGGGCTCGAGTGCCCGGCCATAGTCGTCCGCTCCAAGCACGACAGCCTCTGCTCGCCCGAGTGGACCCGGCGGCTGGCCGAGCTGGCTGATGGCGGAGAAGCCTGGACCTTGCCGACCGGCTCGCACATGCCGGTTCTGACGAACGGCCGGGAGCTGGCGGAGTTCATCAATCGGGCAGCCGGTGTATACAACCAGCAGTGA
- a CDS encoding DUF3152 domain-containing protein, which yields MTTGQSGQRAGGRARRSRGGRHSRRKSYKAQWFSVTALAVLGTVMVVHPDATRQTNLAAQFSGSVVAAQEPPKAPVMVPTEVPTPSVTLTTPLRPAPTLTRQPKGSKPNVTVSSGRLRVVPGVSKANGVRDKLTYRVEIEEGLSVNGANIAASVHRTLTDTRGWQALHPVSFERSDKADVDLRIIVATPTLTDKLCLPLDTGGEVSCRVEDRVVLNAKRWMYAVPAYAGKVDLYRSYLVNHEVGHALGYGHSTCAKAGTPAPVMMQQTKGLAGCLPNAWPTTKAT from the coding sequence ATGACCACCGGGCAGAGCGGGCAGCGTGCCGGCGGTCGCGCGCGCCGGAGCCGGGGTGGGCGGCACAGCCGGCGGAAGTCGTACAAGGCGCAGTGGTTCTCGGTGACCGCGCTGGCGGTGCTGGGGACGGTGATGGTGGTGCATCCCGACGCCACCCGGCAGACCAATCTGGCGGCGCAGTTCAGCGGCAGCGTGGTGGCGGCGCAGGAGCCGCCGAAGGCTCCGGTGATGGTGCCGACCGAGGTGCCGACGCCGTCGGTGACGCTGACCACTCCGTTGCGTCCGGCACCTACCCTGACCCGGCAGCCGAAGGGCTCCAAGCCGAACGTGACGGTCTCCAGCGGCCGGCTGCGGGTGGTGCCCGGCGTCTCGAAGGCGAACGGGGTGCGCGACAAGCTCACCTACCGGGTCGAGATCGAGGAGGGGCTCTCGGTCAACGGGGCGAACATCGCGGCGTCGGTGCACCGGACGCTCACCGACACCCGCGGCTGGCAGGCGCTGCACCCGGTCAGCTTCGAGCGCAGCGACAAGGCCGACGTCGATCTCCGCATCATCGTGGCCACGCCGACTCTCACCGACAAGCTCTGCCTGCCGCTCGACACCGGGGGCGAGGTCTCCTGCCGGGTCGAGGACCGGGTGGTCCTCAACGCCAAGCGCTGGATGTACGCCGTCCCCGCATACGCCGGCAAGGTCGACCTCTACCGCAGCTACCTGGTCAACCACGAGGTGGGTCACGCCCTCGGCTACGGCCACTCGACCTGCGCCAAGGCCGGCACCCCGGCGCCGGTGATGATGCAGCAGACCAAGGGCCTGGCCGGCTGTCTTCCCAACGCCTGGCCGACGACCAAAGCCACCTAG
- a CDS encoding HipA family kinase, with product MTAGQSAWSDAAVAAALDSPGRARAQAAAQVLIKQAETGSKPILASADDQQQYWLKWPGNPHGNLSLAHEVLVAGIGRLLGAPVRRVSLIYVDPALVIDQFVDGQRLPAGLYAGSELLTEVEEDTVVARVRRADNAARFAYYLALWDLCLGTDLQLLYHLAETDQVWSIDHGLWFDSLEGDWSAAHLSRQGSLPWPWPDGARPQPFSRAAFLSAGAAVDGLTCQDLADVLGGVPLEWGIADETLRTLARFVYERRSAVSERLRQAAAWYR from the coding sequence ATGACCGCAGGACAGAGCGCGTGGTCAGACGCAGCCGTAGCTGCGGCTCTTGATTCGCCCGGTCGTGCCAGGGCCCAGGCTGCGGCCCAGGTCCTCATCAAGCAGGCCGAAACAGGGTCGAAGCCCATCCTCGCCTCCGCGGACGACCAGCAACAATACTGGCTCAAATGGCCCGGGAACCCCCATGGCAACCTGTCACTTGCCCATGAGGTCCTCGTCGCAGGTATAGGTCGGCTCCTCGGAGCACCCGTACGCCGGGTTTCGCTGATCTATGTCGACCCCGCCTTGGTCATAGACCAGTTCGTTGACGGTCAGCGGCTGCCAGCTGGTCTCTACGCAGGATCCGAGCTCCTCACGGAGGTTGAGGAGGACACGGTGGTCGCCCGAGTACGGCGGGCGGACAACGCCGCTCGATTCGCTTACTACCTCGCTCTGTGGGATCTCTGCCTGGGAACGGATCTTCAGCTGCTCTATCACCTGGCAGAGACCGACCAGGTCTGGTCTATCGATCACGGGCTGTGGTTCGACAGCCTCGAAGGCGACTGGTCAGCCGCGCACCTGTCCAGACAAGGCAGCCTCCCCTGGCCATGGCCGGATGGCGCACGACCCCAACCGTTCAGCCGCGCTGCTTTTCTCAGTGCGGGAGCGGCCGTGGACGGTCTGACCTGTCAAGATCTGGCCGACGTACTGGGCGGCGTACCGTTAGAGTGGGGTATCGCTGACGAAACCCTACGAACCTTGGCAAGGTTCGTCTACGAACGCCGATCTGCAGTGTCGGAACGGCTACGACAAGCCGCAGCGTGGTACCGATGA
- a CDS encoding DUF3037 domain-containing protein, with amino-acid sequence MRYDYWVVRYVPDVVRGEFVNIGVIAGHDDEWSYRRVSNLRRAARLGGSPSYSDAFSQKIERVIEARLEAVDAFFPDGSTPAFGRGDIEDLRVRMNNLVQLSDPRPVLARSADEAVKLAFELMVVESEADVNHRTRTRVVHRLRDAFALRPELGRHVSRSQLAAVGAQETSIDFAVEDGIVRQMSQVWAFDVKDTRNLQTQIQAWNYLLALLREDGGRLTPRNHNSNGVQIPSGVEINAVYADPVTAAGEAQFAIAREGWRRLGVDVVPSSESESIIDEAERLLRSSAPSE; translated from the coding sequence ATGCGTTACGACTACTGGGTCGTTCGTTATGTTCCCGACGTCGTGCGCGGCGAGTTCGTGAACATCGGCGTGATCGCGGGCCATGACGACGAGTGGTCGTACCGGCGTGTGAGCAATCTTCGCCGAGCGGCCCGGCTAGGCGGTTCGCCCAGCTACTCGGACGCTTTCAGTCAGAAGATCGAAAGGGTGATCGAGGCACGGCTGGAAGCCGTCGATGCTTTCTTCCCCGACGGTTCGACACCTGCCTTCGGTAGGGGCGATATCGAGGACCTCCGAGTGCGGATGAACAACCTCGTCCAGTTGTCCGATCCACGGCCCGTTCTGGCCAGATCCGCGGACGAAGCGGTGAAGCTGGCCTTCGAGCTGATGGTGGTGGAATCCGAAGCCGATGTGAACCACCGCACCAGAACGCGGGTGGTTCACCGGCTCAGGGATGCCTTCGCTCTCCGACCTGAACTCGGACGACATGTCTCGCGATCCCAACTTGCCGCTGTGGGTGCGCAGGAGACGAGTATCGACTTCGCAGTCGAGGACGGCATCGTCCGTCAGATGTCCCAGGTCTGGGCGTTCGACGTGAAGGACACCCGCAATCTGCAGACCCAGATTCAGGCGTGGAACTATCTCCTGGCCCTCCTCCGTGAAGACGGCGGCCGGCTGACACCCAGGAACCACAATTCCAATGGGGTTCAGATACCCAGCGGGGTAGAGATCAATGCTGTTTACGCAGACCCCGTAACAGCAGCAGGCGAGGCTCAGTTCGCCATCGCTCGCGAGGGATGGCGAAGACTCGGTGTCGACGTCGTTCCGTCGTCGGAGTCGGAGAGCATCATCGACGAGGCCGAGCGGCTGCTCCGGTCGAGTGCCCCTAGCGAATAG
- a CDS encoding ATP-binding protein, which translates to MDPIRNPYAPGAGQRPPELAGRDTEVRQFEVVLERVAAGRPERSLVLSGLRGVGKTVLLNTLRSQAIKRAWGTGKIEARPDQSIRLPIAQAMHTAMRELGHRHRDSDRVDEFSAVLKAFALRTGLNDRKGIRWQPPVDVIAAKGRADSGDLEMDLIELFADAADLAGDLSVGVGLFIDEMQDISADDLSALCAACHEISQQSAALVVVGAGLPHLPAVLSASKSYSERLFRYVRVDRLSREACDRALMIPAETEGVVFEEEALDELYAQTDGYPYFVQAFAHATWDHAPASPITIKDVAVAAPEASAELTVGFFGSRYERATPAEREYMRAMAELGINADDGSVPTAEVATTLNRKPQSLSPARDGLIKKGLVFSAERGTVAFTVPHFGKFLRTRTG; encoded by the coding sequence ATGGATCCGATCCGGAATCCCTATGCGCCCGGCGCCGGTCAGCGCCCGCCAGAGCTGGCCGGTCGCGACACCGAGGTGCGGCAGTTCGAGGTGGTCCTCGAACGCGTCGCGGCGGGACGGCCCGAGCGGAGCCTGGTGCTGTCCGGGCTGCGCGGGGTCGGCAAGACGGTGCTGCTCAACACGCTGCGGAGCCAGGCGATCAAACGCGCCTGGGGAACCGGCAAGATCGAGGCCCGGCCGGATCAGAGCATCCGGCTGCCGATCGCGCAGGCGATGCACACGGCGATGCGCGAACTGGGCCATCGGCACCGCGACTCCGACCGGGTCGACGAGTTCAGCGCGGTCCTGAAGGCCTTCGCGCTGCGCACCGGGCTGAACGACCGCAAGGGCATCCGCTGGCAACCCCCGGTCGACGTGATCGCCGCCAAGGGCCGGGCCGACTCGGGGGACCTCGAGATGGACCTGATCGAGCTCTTCGCCGACGCGGCCGACCTGGCCGGCGACCTGTCGGTCGGAGTCGGGCTGTTCATCGACGAGATGCAGGACATCAGCGCCGACGACCTGTCGGCCCTGTGCGCGGCCTGCCACGAGATCTCCCAGCAGAGCGCCGCACTGGTCGTCGTGGGCGCCGGGCTGCCGCACCTGCCCGCAGTACTGTCCGCCAGCAAGTCGTACTCCGAGCGCCTCTTCCGCTACGTGCGCGTCGACCGCCTGTCCCGCGAGGCCTGCGACCGGGCCCTGATGATCCCGGCCGAGACCGAGGGCGTCGTGTTCGAGGAGGAGGCCCTCGACGAGCTCTACGCCCAGACCGACGGCTACCCGTACTTCGTCCAGGCCTTCGCCCACGCCACCTGGGACCACGCCCCGGCGAGCCCGATCACCATCAAGGACGTCGCCGTGGCCGCCCCCGAAGCCTCCGCCGAACTGACCGTCGGCTTCTTCGGCTCCCGCTACGAACGAGCCACCCCCGCCGAGCGGGAGTACATGCGCGCGATGGCCGAACTGGGCATCAACGCCGACGACGGCTCGGTCCCCACCGCCGAGGTCGCCACCACCCTCAACCGCAAACCCCAGTCCCTCTCCCCGGCCCGCGACGGCCTGATCAAGAAAGGCCTGGTCTTCTCCGCCGAACGCGGCACCGTCGCCTTCACCGTCCCCCACTTCGGCAAGTTCCTCCGCACCCGCACGGGGTAG